The genomic interval CTGCATTGCTAATGTTTCATTAGtgacactgcacaatgtatgtTTGTTTCCCAGTATTGCGTTCAATAAAAGCTCCATTGTTTGAGTCGTGAGATTGGAGATACGGGAAAGAGACTATATAATTAATGTATCTCTATAAGAACATAATAATAGCGCTGACATGAAGTGCTCCAAGCATGGCGTGGCATGCAGCATCTGGTTACCATTGCTTGTTTTCTACATCTTCTTCGTGCAGGGTTAACATTCCAGCCTTTCCATTTTCACGTTACTTTTTTGTACGCAGCATTTTATACCtaatgatataaaaaaataaaccaaatGGTATTGAAGTAAAATCACTCTCCTATTTTCTTTATAGTCCCGTATGTAACACATTTTATGGGCAATGAAGAGTTAAAGGAGAGTGTAACTTGTCAGGCAGTAACAAAGACCTTtatttaatgtttattttttgtgttgttcGCTTATGCTTTTACTTTATGTTGTTCCCTGTCATCTTTCAGGCATCGGTACTCGATGGATCCCAAAGATCTATTAAAGCCACCCAATGGATCTCAGGCTGTGAAGAGCGCACATCACAGTGACAAGACAGGGAACGTGACTGATTTATTTACAAACTACAGAGGTGGAGCCTGCGTGAACATTTCTACATCTCGTGCAACACCACCTGCAGCAGTGCCAGACACAAGACgggcacagcagcagcagcagcagcgactGGCGGTAATTGCGGACCCAGCTAATGGTCTGGGCAATGTGCGTCAGCCAGACCTGTCCAAGGCTGTTTCACTCTCAATGGGACTCTACATGGGGGAGCCAGACACAAAAGTAATGGGCAACGAACTTGGTTATCCTCAGCAGGCTCCACTTGGAGTCCCAACTGCAGAAACAGACTTCAGACTTTTGGAAGAGAGCATTGCCAGTCTTCAGACAAAGCCACCTGTCCCAGATAAAGTGCCAGAGGGCCTTGATGACAAAGGAGGCATCAAATGTGATATGTCTACACAAGCAAGTCCTTCTGTACAGGGTCAGGGGGGCAGCGTCGCCAAGTTGTATTCCAAAGACCAAAGCACCTTTGAGCTTTTACATGATCTAGACCTGCCACCAGATTCACCCAGGGATAATAAGGGCAGTCCATGGGTACTGGACCCTATCTTTGAAGATGATGCCATTGGCTTGCTTTCTCCTTTGACCACTGATGATGAATTTCTTTTGAGGTCTAGTGCAGTAAATGAGGACTGCAAACCTCTCATTATGCAGGATTTTACAGCAAAAGCAGGTAATCGTGAAGGGGACTTACTGCTGCCCAACCCTGAAATACATTTGTCTCAAGTCAAGACTGAAAAAGAGGACTTTATAGAGCTGTGTACCCCAGGGGTGGTGAAACAGGAAAAGTTTAGTCCAGGTTATTGTGGTGGCCATTTTTCTGGATCTGGTCTATTTGGTAACCAAACATCAGCAATTTCTGTGCATGGTGTCAGCACTTCAGGGGGGCAAATGTACCACTATGACTTGAACAGTTCCCCTCTCTCTCAGAATCAGCCGGATCAGAAGCCAATTTTTACTTTGGGAACACCCCTGTCTACCATTTCAGATGCTTGGAATAGGTGCCATAGGACTGGGGATGACAATACCCCGGGGAATGTAAATTATCCAGGCCGGCCGCTCTTTTCAAATGGCTACGGAAGGTAAGAGTATGCATTTTCTGGTGACTAATATGCACACATTCATTCTATTTCTTTCCATATATGTGTTGTATTTGTATAAAAGAGGCTTTTATTATGTGGCCTTAAGTTAGATTAATCACAATGGTGAAATGTATAACAATattgtatataactatatactgtatctacatatatatatatatactgcatacTACAAGGGTTTTATTCTCTGGTTCATGCAGTCTTCCAGGCGATGATTGGGTTAACGTTCTCAAGTTGTTACCTGGTAAACTTCCAGTGTTGTGTTCTGAGGAACAAATTGATGTTGTCGCTTGGTTTAATTTCAAAATTGGTTAATATTACACAGGGGAGATGGCATATAAAATGCGTAGCGAGTTGTTTGTTTTCCCCGGCTGCTTCTTTTATGAGTGTTTTTCCGAATAAATTTTGTACGTTGACTCTGCACTTTGCAAAGGATCAACCTTTTGTTATATTTATCAAGACAAGGCTGCGTTTTTCAGACTGGGCACTTCCTATGAAATGATTCCACACGTTATCCATTACATTGAATTGTATAGTAAATTTGTGGTCATATATGTGGAGAATGGGTCACCAGATTTACAGTGTATTAATAAAGTATACCGCTGTCTTTATTTTCCCCACACTACCATTATGTAATTACTATTTGTTAGAATAACATTTTCGTGTCTACGACAAAGGTGTACCCAATGACCTATGCTTTGTTATTGTCAGGGCAGTCTTAAAGGAAAGCTGAATATGAGTATTGGAAAATTAGTTGCGTTGCTAATGTTTAAAAGGTTTGtccagtttaaaaaataaatatatatatttttttcatataccctattagggaattctgagttattagGCGGGGGtgccctgttcaggatcctcatgtcTTGGCCGGAGTGTTGAGCGGCTACGAAAAGCGTCTTTCTTTCTCTGGAGGAGCTGTCCTGCATtaaacagacaacccattgatatgaatggtcactgtgtaatgcttaatttcccctgtggtggcactgcagggaaattgaacacttagggtatgtgcacacgcttagcaaaaaacgtatgaaaatacagAGCCGTTTTCAGAGCtaattttcagacatattttaagccactcgtgattttcgtggcgtttttcgctgcatttcttATGGCCATTTTTaaagctgttttctatagtctatgaaaagcagctccaaaaaacgtctcaagaagtgacatgcacttcttttttgcggccttttttttacacggccgtttttcaaaacggcccgtcggaacagagcgccgtttttcccattgcaatcaatgggcagatgtttggaggcgttctgcttctgatttttcgtccgtttacggcccgaacaaCGGCCGAAaacaagccgtgtgaacatacccataggctaCATTTACAAGCGTAAGAAACGCgcataaat from Rhinoderma darwinii isolate aRhiDar2 chromosome 3, aRhiDar2.hap1, whole genome shotgun sequence carries:
- the NR3C1 gene encoding glucocorticoid receptor isoform X2, with amino-acid sequence MDPKDLLKPPNGSQAVKSAHHSDKTGNVTDLFTNYRGGACVNISTSRATPPAAVPDTRRAQQQQQQRLAVIADPANGLGNVRQPDLSKAVSLSMGLYMGEPDTKVMGNELGYPQQAPLGVPTAETDFRLLEESIASLQTKPPVPDKVPEGLDDKGGIKCDMSTQASPSVQGQGGSVAKLYSKDQSTFELLHDLDLPPDSPRDNKGSPWVLDPIFEDDAIGLLSPLTTDDEFLLRSSAVNEDCKPLIMQDFTAKAGNREGDLLLPNPEIHLSQVKTEKEDFIELCTPGVVKQEKFSPGYCGGHFSGSGLFGNQTSAISVHGVSTSGGQMYHYDLNSSPLSQNQPDQKPIFTLGTPLSTISDAWNRCHRTGDDNTPGNVNYPGRPLFSNGYGSPGMRSDVSPSPSSSSTSTGPPPKLCLVCSDEASGCHYGVLTCGSCKVFFKRAVEGQHNYLCAGRNDCIIDKIRRKNCPACRYRKCLQAGMNLEARKTKKKIKGIQQSNATEVRELPESAMNKTIVPAAVAQLTPTLISLLEAIEPEVLFSGYDSSLPETAWRLMSSLNMLGGRQVVSVVKWAKSIPGFRNLHLDDQMTLLQYSWMFLVVFALGWRSYKQSNGSVLFFAPDLVIDEERMRLPYMQERFQDMFKVVKEMTRLQVSYDEYLCMKTLLLLCTIPKDGLKSHALFEEIRMTYIKELGKAIVKREGNSSQNWQRFYQLTKLMDTMHEVVENLLAFCFYSFTDKSMSVEFPEMLSEIISNQIPKYSSGNIRKLLFHQK
- the NR3C1 gene encoding glucocorticoid receptor isoform X1; translated protein: MHRYSMDPKDLLKPPNGSQAVKSAHHSDKTGNVTDLFTNYRGGACVNISTSRATPPAAVPDTRRAQQQQQQRLAVIADPANGLGNVRQPDLSKAVSLSMGLYMGEPDTKVMGNELGYPQQAPLGVPTAETDFRLLEESIASLQTKPPVPDKVPEGLDDKGGIKCDMSTQASPSVQGQGGSVAKLYSKDQSTFELLHDLDLPPDSPRDNKGSPWVLDPIFEDDAIGLLSPLTTDDEFLLRSSAVNEDCKPLIMQDFTAKAGNREGDLLLPNPEIHLSQVKTEKEDFIELCTPGVVKQEKFSPGYCGGHFSGSGLFGNQTSAISVHGVSTSGGQMYHYDLNSSPLSQNQPDQKPIFTLGTPLSTISDAWNRCHRTGDDNTPGNVNYPGRPLFSNGYGSPGMRSDVSPSPSSSSTSTGPPPKLCLVCSDEASGCHYGVLTCGSCKVFFKRAVEGQHNYLCAGRNDCIIDKIRRKNCPACRYRKCLQAGMNLEARKTKKKIKGIQQSNATEVRELPESAMNKTIVPAAVAQLTPTLISLLEAIEPEVLFSGYDSSLPETAWRLMSSLNMLGGRQVVSVVKWAKSIPGFRNLHLDDQMTLLQYSWMFLVVFALGWRSYKQSNGSVLFFAPDLVIDEERMRLPYMQERFQDMFKVVKEMTRLQVSYDEYLCMKTLLLLCTIPKDGLKSHALFEEIRMTYIKELGKAIVKREGNSSQNWQRFYQLTKLMDTMHEVVENLLAFCFYSFTDKSMSVEFPEMLSEIISNQIPKYSSGNIRKLLFHQK